A single genomic interval of Bacteroidales bacterium harbors:
- a CDS encoding gamma carbonic anhydrase family protein gives MALIKSVRGFTPQIGDNCYLSENATIIGDVVIGNDCSIWFNTVIRGDVNSIRIGNKVNIQDGTVLHCLYQKSKINIGNNVSIAHNVTIHGATINDNVLIGIGAIILDHAQIGENSIIAAGSLVLDSTIVEQGSIYAGIPAKKIKDIDIKQTKEMIEKIANNYIMYSDWYKKQ, from the coding sequence ATGGCTTTAATAAAATCTGTACGAGGTTTCACTCCACAAATAGGTGATAATTGTTACTTATCTGAGAATGCAACAATTATTGGTGATGTAGTTATTGGAAATGATTGCAGTATTTGGTTTAATACTGTTATAAGGGGTGATGTTAACTCAATAAGAATTGGTAATAAAGTTAATATACAGGATGGTACTGTTTTACATTGTCTTTATCAAAAGTCGAAAATAAATATTGGAAACAATGTTTCAATTGCTCATAATGTTACAATTCATGGAGCTACCATAAATGATAATGTATTAATTGGTATTGGGGCAATAATTTTAGACCATGCTCAAATTGGTGAAAATTCAATAATTGCGGCAGGCTCATTAGTATTAGACAGTACTATTGTTGAACAAGGAAGTATTTATGCCGGTATTCCTGCAAAAAAAATCAAGGATATTGATATAAAACAAACAAAAGAAATGATAGAAAAAATAGCTAACAATTATATAATGTATTCA